One Stenotrophomonas maltophilia DNA window includes the following coding sequences:
- a CDS encoding autotransporter serine protease, which translates to MERTTMVRSALGTALALALTACGGGGGGSNVRIDPPPTTPTPPTTPPPTPPPPAKPQEPAFDAHLSVTNARAAQAAGLTGQGVRIGIVDSGVQRNAVALNGRVVANLNYIDPAKNNLGVDDVVGHGTAVASLAAGAAVGSWPGGIAPGAQIVSARIVSDKPPADDGSGKGNAFSGPLGVAQVHQDLINYNVKVMNNSWGGLYWTDLPTTAQVAAEYRPFVINHGGLVVFAAGNDGRSEPSSLAALPSQKGVAGSLPAADLERGWLVATAVDPYTPGALAGYANACGQAARYCLAAPGSAVYPDANGGSYYWNYGTSFAAPLVSGAAALVWQRFPYFSNDLVRQTLLGTAKDIGAAGVDPVFGYGLLDIGRAINGPGRFDWGDVVANVDAGSTNSIWSNDITGGGGLVKQGGGKLVLVGNNSYTGATRIERGILSLQNGGVIRSNVTILGQPDPDSTGLQFNGGTPRVIGDVTNGSSVFLTTANTTGTIEGNYTQQAGAQLMIALGANALQVTGNAAIDGGVRVHGMVTGYVPQNGARQDLIHAAGRLSGTFSTPATSTGLQGVSLLQSSYGYDNNNAWLNLTQVSVTAAASGLNTSAQAAAQRVEGAFAVLDGNPGLQGSQFGAAAGALQWTGGGNDGLAVSLQSLSGQAHARAEAATFDSIDMSRRAIAERFDRVQAAPRLRGTWQSALGEAGQGSFAGNTADSRGWMAGQDLPLGSNGLMGVAFGETRSNGGSSFAGDRGRDRQAQAQLYAGWNLGRGYALAQFGSGQFTRALDRQLLLGAGAYGVSARYGGRFSSASVEGGYRLGRAGASLTPYFGASTTRVDTDAFTELGGFGFGLRGDANRVQRSQMQAGVRGERGWGRWTLRGHAEWQQRLDGADADWQASFVGVDAWAPLAGWNAPRGSALFGVALESWWGRNGRLSLGFDQRVGGEGARQAALRYSTGF; encoded by the coding sequence TGAGGTCTGCCCTGGGAACCGCGCTGGCGCTGGCGCTGACGGCTTGCGGTGGAGGTGGTGGCGGCAGCAATGTGCGCATCGATCCGCCGCCGACCACGCCTACGCCGCCGACCACGCCGCCTCCCACCCCGCCGCCGCCGGCCAAGCCGCAGGAGCCGGCTTTCGATGCGCATCTGTCAGTCACCAACGCGCGTGCCGCACAGGCTGCCGGCCTGACCGGGCAGGGCGTACGCATCGGCATCGTCGATTCGGGCGTGCAGCGCAATGCGGTGGCCTTGAACGGGCGGGTGGTCGCCAACCTCAATTACATCGACCCGGCTAAAAACAACCTGGGCGTCGACGACGTGGTCGGGCATGGCACTGCCGTCGCCAGCCTTGCTGCCGGTGCGGCAGTGGGGTCGTGGCCGGGCGGCATCGCGCCGGGCGCGCAGATCGTGTCGGCACGGATCGTTTCCGACAAGCCGCCGGCCGATGACGGCAGTGGCAAGGGCAATGCCTTCAGCGGCCCGCTGGGCGTGGCCCAGGTCCACCAGGACCTGATCAACTACAACGTGAAGGTGATGAACAACTCGTGGGGCGGCCTGTACTGGACCGACCTGCCGACCACCGCGCAGGTGGCCGCGGAGTACCGGCCGTTCGTGATCAATCACGGTGGCCTGGTGGTGTTCGCCGCCGGCAATGATGGGCGCAGCGAGCCAAGCAGCCTGGCTGCGTTGCCCAGCCAGAAGGGCGTGGCCGGTTCACTGCCTGCGGCCGATCTGGAGCGTGGCTGGCTGGTGGCCACGGCGGTGGATCCGTATACGCCCGGAGCACTGGCCGGCTATGCCAATGCCTGCGGGCAGGCGGCCCGCTACTGTCTGGCAGCGCCGGGCAGCGCGGTCTACCCGGATGCCAATGGTGGCAGCTACTACTGGAACTACGGCACGTCTTTCGCTGCGCCACTGGTGTCCGGTGCGGCGGCCCTGGTCTGGCAGCGCTTCCCGTACTTCAGCAACGATCTGGTCCGGCAGACCCTGCTGGGCACCGCCAAGGACATCGGCGCCGCGGGCGTGGATCCGGTGTTCGGCTATGGCCTGCTCGACATCGGTCGTGCGATCAACGGTCCGGGTCGCTTCGACTGGGGGGATGTGGTCGCCAACGTGGATGCGGGCTCGACCAATTCGATCTGGAGCAACGACATCACCGGCGGCGGTGGCCTGGTCAAGCAGGGCGGCGGCAAGCTGGTGCTGGTCGGCAACAACAGCTATACCGGCGCCACCCGCATCGAACGCGGCATTCTGTCGCTGCAGAACGGCGGCGTCATCCGTTCCAACGTGACCATCCTCGGTCAGCCCGATCCGGACTCCACTGGGCTGCAGTTCAACGGTGGCACGCCACGGGTGATCGGGGATGTGACCAACGGCAGCAGTGTGTTCCTCACCACGGCCAATACCACCGGCACCATCGAGGGCAATTACACCCAGCAGGCCGGTGCACAGCTGATGATCGCCCTCGGCGCCAATGCACTGCAGGTCACCGGCAATGCCGCGATCGACGGCGGTGTGCGCGTGCACGGCATGGTCACCGGCTACGTGCCGCAGAACGGCGCCCGCCAGGATCTGATCCATGCGGCGGGCAGACTGAGTGGCACCTTCAGCACCCCGGCCACGTCTACTGGCCTGCAGGGAGTGTCCCTGCTGCAGAGCAGCTATGGCTACGACAACAACAATGCCTGGTTGAACCTGACACAGGTCAGCGTCACTGCCGCGGCCAGTGGATTGAATACCTCGGCGCAGGCGGCCGCGCAGCGTGTGGAAGGTGCATTCGCGGTGCTCGACGGCAATCCCGGCCTGCAGGGATCGCAGTTCGGCGCGGCAGCCGGTGCACTGCAATGGACCGGCGGTGGCAATGACGGTCTGGCCGTCAGCCTGCAGAGCCTGTCCGGTCAAGCGCATGCGCGTGCTGAAGCGGCCACCTTCGACAGCATCGACATGTCGCGGCGCGCGATCGCCGAGCGCTTCGACCGCGTGCAGGCCGCGCCGCGCCTGCGCGGCACCTGGCAGAGCGCGCTGGGTGAGGCCGGGCAGGGCAGCTTCGCCGGCAATACCGCCGACAGCCGTGGCTGGATGGCGGGCCAGGATCTGCCGCTGGGCAGCAACGGCTTGATGGGCGTGGCCTTTGGCGAGACCCGCAGCAATGGTGGCAGCAGCTTCGCTGGTGATCGTGGGCGTGATCGCCAGGCGCAGGCGCAGCTGTATGCCGGCTGGAATCTGGGGCGTGGCTACGCGCTGGCTCAGTTCGGCAGCGGCCAGTTCACCCGTGCGCTGGACCGCCAGCTGCTGCTGGGCGCTGGCGCGTATGGCGTGTCTGCACGCTACGGCGGCCGGTTCAGCAGTGCCAGCGTGGAGGGCGGGTACCGGCTGGGGCGTGCCGGTGCGTCGTTGACGCCGTACTTCGGCGCCAGCACCACGCGTGTGGATACCGATGCCTTCACAGAGCTGGGCGGTTTCGGCTTCGGCCTGCGGGGGGATGCCAATCGCGTGCAGCGCAGCCAGATGCAGGCCGGTGTCCGCGGCGAGCGTGGCTGGGGGCGTTGGACGCTGCGTGGGCATGCCGAATGGCAGCAACGGCTTGATGGTGCGGATGCGGACTGGCAGGCCAGCTTCGTTGGTGTCGATGCCTGGGCACCACTGGCGGGATGGAACGCGCCGCGCGGCAGTGCGCTGTTCGGTGTGGCGCTGGAATCGTGGTGGGGCCGCAATGGCCGCCTGAGCCTGGGCTTCGACCAGCGCGTCGGTGGAGAGGGCGCGCGCCAGGCGGCGCTGCGCTACAGCACCGGGTTCTGA